Proteins from one Halovivax limisalsi genomic window:
- the lysX gene encoding lysine biosynthesis protein LysX, which produces MTVKIGVCYSRIRADEKLLLSELRERGHDVVKVDVRDLELAVDEAPEILADLDIVVDRCLATSRSVYVTQFCAAYGVPVVNSPETATVCADKVRTSLALDGAGVPTPATNVAFTTDSALEAIESFGYPCVLKPVVGSWGRLMAKIDSRSAAEAILEHKSTLGHYEHKVFYVQEFVEKPGRDLRVVAVDGEPIAGMVRSADHWITNAAAGAETAPLEIDDEIAELVAAASDAVGGGLLGVDLMETADGYTVHEVNHTVEFKALNGSVDVDVPAAVVDWLEAEAAAEAAGDADETTDGTELEVTH; this is translated from the coding sequence GGGTATGCTACTCGCGCATCCGCGCGGACGAGAAGCTCCTGCTGTCGGAACTGCGCGAGCGCGGCCACGACGTTGTCAAGGTCGACGTCCGCGACCTCGAACTCGCCGTCGACGAGGCGCCCGAGATCCTCGCGGACCTCGACATCGTCGTCGATCGCTGTCTGGCGACGAGTCGCAGCGTCTACGTCACGCAGTTCTGCGCGGCCTACGGCGTCCCGGTCGTGAACTCTCCCGAGACGGCGACCGTTTGCGCCGACAAGGTCCGCACGAGCCTCGCGCTCGACGGCGCGGGCGTCCCGACGCCCGCGACGAACGTCGCGTTCACCACCGACAGCGCGCTCGAGGCCATCGAATCGTTCGGCTACCCGTGCGTGCTCAAGCCGGTCGTCGGCTCCTGGGGGCGCCTGATGGCGAAGATCGACTCGCGCAGCGCCGCCGAGGCCATCCTGGAGCACAAGTCGACGCTCGGCCACTACGAGCACAAGGTGTTCTACGTCCAGGAGTTCGTCGAGAAGCCCGGCCGCGACCTGCGTGTCGTCGCCGTCGACGGCGAGCCGATCGCGGGGATGGTCCGCTCGGCTGACCACTGGATCACCAACGCCGCGGCGGGTGCCGAGACGGCGCCGCTGGAGATCGACGACGAGATCGCGGAGCTGGTCGCCGCGGCGAGCGACGCCGTCGGCGGCGGGCTCCTGGGCGTGGACCTCATGGAAACTGCCGACGGGTACACCGTCCACGAGGTCAACCACACCGTCGAGTTCAAGGCGCTGAACGGCTCCGTCGACGTCGACGTCCCCGCGGCGGTCGTCGACTGGCTCGAAGCCGAGGCCGCGGCGGAAGCGGCCGGCGACGCCGACGAGACGACTGACGGCACCGAACTGGAGGTGACCCACTGA
- the argC gene encoding N-acetyl-gamma-glutamyl-phosphate reductase, which translates to MARGTSAATADDADDTTDADDVTADADAAGAAGTDDAAAETVTASVVGASGFAGGELLRLLAGHPNFDIQQATSRGNAGKSVGSTHPPLRGTELRYTDPTELESVDVLFAATPHGVSMGRIDEFFEVADTVVDLSADFRLDSEPQYDEWYDGHDAPEYLEAAEYALPELNRENLPGADLIASGGCNATATILGLYPLFEHGILGDDDADGDERIVVDVKVGSSEGGAGGGAASSHAERSGVVRPYAPTGHRHEAEIEQWLGTSVSFTCHAVDMVRGASATSHVFPDGPVSKGDLWSAYRACYEDEPFVRLAAGGSGVYRYPEPKAVAGTNVAEVGFELDPSNERVVVFAAIDNVMKGSAGQAVHAANVALGYAETAGLEFAGLHPVGSP; encoded by the coding sequence ATGGCCCGCGGGACGTCAGCCGCTACTGCCGACGACGCAGACGATACTACCGACGCCGACGACGTGACCGCCGATGCCGACGCCGCCGGGGCCGCGGGTACTGACGACGCGGCCGCCGAGACGGTCACCGCGAGCGTCGTCGGCGCCAGCGGCTTCGCCGGCGGCGAACTCCTGCGTCTGCTCGCCGGCCATCCCAACTTCGACATCCAGCAGGCGACGAGTCGCGGAAACGCCGGCAAGAGCGTCGGTTCGACCCACCCGCCGCTTCGCGGGACCGAGCTACGCTACACCGATCCGACGGAGCTGGAGTCGGTGGACGTGCTCTTCGCCGCGACGCCCCACGGCGTCTCGATGGGCCGCATCGACGAGTTCTTCGAGGTCGCCGACACGGTGGTCGACCTCTCGGCGGACTTCCGCCTCGATTCCGAGCCACAGTACGACGAGTGGTACGACGGCCACGACGCGCCCGAGTACCTCGAAGCGGCCGAGTACGCCCTGCCCGAACTCAACCGCGAGAACCTGCCGGGCGCCGACCTGATCGCGAGCGGCGGCTGTAACGCGACCGCGACGATCCTCGGGCTCTATCCGCTGTTCGAGCACGGGATTCTCGGCGACGATGACGCCGACGGCGACGAGCGGATCGTCGTCGACGTCAAGGTCGGCTCCTCGGAGGGCGGCGCCGGCGGCGGCGCGGCATCGAGTCACGCCGAGCGCTCGGGCGTCGTCCGCCCCTACGCGCCGACGGGCCACCGCCACGAGGCCGAGATCGAACAGTGGCTCGGAACCTCGGTCTCGTTCACCTGCCACGCGGTGGACATGGTTCGCGGCGCGAGCGCGACGAGCCACGTCTTCCCGGACGGCCCCGTCTCGAAGGGCGACCTGTGGTCGGCCTACCGCGCGTGCTACGAGGACGAACCGTTCGTCCGCCTCGCCGCGGGCGGCTCGGGCGTCTACCGCTACCCCGAGCCCAAAGCCGTCGCGGGGACGAACGTCGCGGAGGTCGGCTTCGAACTCGACCCGTCGAACGAGCGCGTCGTCGTCTTCGCCGCGATCGACAACGTGATGAAGGGCTCGGCCGGCCAGGCCGTCCACGCGGCCAACGTCGCGCTCGGCTACGCGGAGACGGCCGGCCTCGAGTTCGCGGGCTTGCACCCGGTGGGATCGCCATGA
- a CDS encoding acetylglutamate/acetylaminoadipate kinase: MTAAETLTTNETPVVIKIGGASAVDPAGALADVAHLSANGRPVAVVHGGSTAVDETLEALGEEPTYVETPGGVVGRFTDETAMEAFTMAMAGTVNTDLVEALQNEGVDAIGLTGLDGKLLAGTRKSAVRVLEDGTKKIKRGDHSGTVESVNADLLETLQAGGYVPVVGGPVLGAESDGGYTAVNADADRAAAAVAGALGADLVVLTDVAGVYADPEDESTLIESATTEAEFQALEDAAAGFMTKKVMAAREALEGGASSVVVADANANDPVLTALDGAGTTITPGAVGLTTAADGFEAATGGPGTATDGPGDGVTDDADGLEAGATDDAVDDEVEVSES; encoded by the coding sequence ATGACCGCCGCGGAGACGCTGACGACGAACGAGACGCCGGTCGTGATCAAGATCGGCGGTGCCAGCGCGGTCGATCCCGCGGGCGCGCTCGCCGACGTCGCCCACCTGTCGGCCAACGGCCGCCCCGTCGCGGTCGTCCACGGCGGTTCGACCGCCGTCGACGAGACGCTCGAGGCCCTCGGCGAGGAGCCGACCTACGTCGAGACGCCCGGCGGCGTCGTCGGCCGCTTCACCGACGAGACGGCGATGGAGGCGTTCACGATGGCGATGGCAGGGACGGTAAACACCGACCTCGTCGAGGCGCTGCAGAACGAGGGCGTCGACGCGATCGGCCTGACCGGCCTCGACGGCAAGCTGCTCGCCGGCACCCGAAAGTCGGCCGTCAGAGTGCTCGAGGACGGCACGAAGAAGATCAAACGCGGCGACCACTCCGGGACGGTCGAGTCGGTCAACGCCGACCTGCTGGAGACGCTCCAGGCTGGGGGGTACGTCCCCGTCGTCGGCGGCCCGGTCCTCGGCGCCGAGTCCGACGGCGGCTACACGGCCGTCAACGCGGACGCCGACCGCGCGGCCGCGGCGGTCGCGGGCGCGCTCGGAGCCGACCTCGTCGTGCTGACCGACGTCGCCGGGGTCTACGCGGATCCCGAGGACGAGTCGACGCTGATCGAGTCGGCGACGACCGAAGCCGAATTCCAAGCGCTCGAAGACGCCGCGGCGGGCTTCATGACGAAGAAGGTGATGGCGGCCCGGGAGGCCCTCGAGGGTGGCGCGTCGTCGGTCGTCGTCGCCGACGCGAACGCGAACGACCCGGTCCTCACCGCGCTCGACGGGGCGGGGACGACGATCACGCCCGGGGCGGTCGGACTGACGACTGCCGCCGACGGCTTCGAGGCCGCGACTGGCGGGCCCGGGACCGCTACCGACGGACCCGGGGACGGCGTCACCGACGATGCCGACGGGCTCGAGGCCGGCGCCACCGACGACGCAGTCGACGACGAAGTCGAGGTGAGCGAGTCGTGA